A genome region from Natranaeroarchaeum sulfidigenes includes the following:
- a CDS encoding metallophosphoesterase family protein yields the protein MEMVEVLCTGDLHLGRHPTRIPDRLDGPSMSPRSVWQDVVREAIDRKVDAVVLTGDVADRENRYFEAYGAFEAGVIDLDDAGIPVVAVAGNHDSEFLPRMIDDIDVDSLHLLGKGGTWERWTLQKGGAAAVHFDGWSFDRPHISSSPMDGYDLPEAPDVPQVGVLHADLNSPRSEYAPVTSSELKDVPVSGWLLGHIHVPGVRIESDPLTLYPGSPQALDPGEQGVHGPWLVSVSSDKIDAEQLPLGTVCYDEIQVDVTDAEDLQAVGSKISTALQKHVQEDLETRKLAAFLPRVRLTGRTPAHTELVEESQTLVEQLATKQGSVNIQIESITVDTHPDIDLEAVADGEGPVSYLADLLIALENGGSDGQYNQAVDEAHEAMQRAHSASAYDLLRREADVGQPRREDAVKAVEQEARVLLDTLLQQKEDQL from the coding sequence ATGGAAATGGTTGAGGTTCTTTGTACCGGTGATTTGCATTTGGGTCGGCATCCGACACGGATTCCTGATCGGTTGGATGGACCGTCGATGTCTCCTCGGTCTGTGTGGCAGGATGTTGTTCGGGAGGCTATCGATCGAAAGGTAGACGCCGTGGTGCTTACTGGAGATGTTGCTGACCGTGAGAATCGGTATTTTGAGGCCTATGGAGCGTTCGAGGCTGGTGTCATTGATTTGGATGATGCCGGGATTCCGGTGGTTGCCGTTGCAGGGAATCACGATTCTGAATTTCTACCTCGGATGATTGATGATATCGATGTGGATAGTCTCCATCTGTTGGGGAAAGGAGGTACGTGGGAGCGGTGGACACTCCAGAAAGGCGGAGCTGCTGCGGTGCATTTTGACGGCTGGTCATTTGATCGTCCACACATTTCTTCGTCACCGATGGATGGTTATGATCTTCCAGAGGCACCAGATGTGCCTCAGGTAGGGGTTCTTCATGCGGATCTCAATTCTCCACGAAGTGAGTATGCGCCGGTGACTTCGTCGGAGTTGAAAGACGTTCCTGTGTCGGGCTGGCTGTTGGGGCATATTCATGTTCCCGGCGTTCGTATTGAGTCGGATCCGTTAACGCTGTATCCCGGGTCGCCGCAAGCTTTGGATCCGGGCGAGCAAGGGGTGCATGGACCGTGGCTTGTGAGTGTTTCTTCTGATAAAATCGACGCAGAGCAACTCCCGCTTGGAACAGTCTGTTATGACGAAATTCAGGTGGATGTGACAGATGCCGAGGATCTGCAGGCAGTCGGGTCGAAGATATCAACGGCACTGCAAAAGCATGTGCAAGAGGACTTGGAAACGCGGAAGTTGGCCGCGTTTCTGCCTCGTGTTCGGCTCACGGGACGCACGCCCGCACACACGGAACTCGTTGAAGAGAGTCAGACACTCGTAGAGCAACTTGCGACCAAACAGGGGTCAGTTAATATCCAGATAGAATCGATCACGGTTGACACGCACCCAGATATTGATCTCGAAGCAGTAGCGGACGGGGAGGGACCAGTTTCATATTTAGCGGACCTACTGATTGCTCTGGAAAACGGGGGATCAGATGGGCAGTATAATCAAGCGGTTGATGAGGCTCATGAAGCGATGCAGCGGGCACATAGTGCTAGTGCGTATGATTTACTGCGGCGTGAGGCGGATGTTGGGCAGCCTAGGCGGGAGGATGCGGTAAAGGCCGTTGAGCAGGAGGCACGCGTGTTACTTGATACGCTTCTCCAACAGAAGGAAGACCAGTTATGA